A single window of Fischerella sp. PCC 9605 DNA harbors:
- a CDS encoding thiolase family protein produces MQQAYIVSAARTPFGRFGGVLADFSPVDLGAISMRAALERAGISGEFIDLYIFGNVLRSGHGQLLPRQAAFKAGIPETANGYAVDMVCSSGMMSVMSATTAIASGEADIVLAGGMESMSQSGLLLSHRVRWGCKLLLNSPEQIIDVLLCDGISDPTTSEKMGEQAERLAEAYKVTRNELDEVAFYSQQRAASATQQGFLQKEIAPIEVKSKKGVQLVEKDEGIRLDTTLEKLAELKPAFKADGVLTAGNSSQISDGAAALVLASQRAVEEHGLKPVARILGGTWAGGETWRFPEVPIHAVKKLLDKLKMKITDFDLFENNEAFALSNVLFNRILSVPHEKLNVYGGAIALGHPIGASGARIIVTLLNALQEKNGQLGLAAVCHGTGGGTAIAIERLK; encoded by the coding sequence ATGCAACAAGCCTATATTGTCTCAGCAGCACGCACGCCATTCGGTCGCTTCGGAGGAGTCCTTGCAGATTTTTCTCCAGTAGATTTAGGTGCAATATCTATGCGTGCCGCGCTAGAACGAGCCGGAATATCTGGGGAATTTATAGACCTGTACATCTTTGGCAACGTACTCCGTTCTGGTCATGGACAGCTATTGCCCCGTCAAGCAGCTTTCAAGGCTGGTATTCCAGAAACAGCGAACGGATATGCTGTGGATATGGTGTGTTCGTCAGGAATGATGAGCGTGATGAGCGCCACTACTGCTATTGCTTCTGGTGAAGCCGACATCGTACTTGCTGGTGGCATGGAATCAATGTCCCAGAGTGGGTTGTTGCTATCGCACCGAGTCAGATGGGGGTGCAAATTACTGCTGAATTCGCCAGAGCAAATCATCGATGTCTTGCTCTGTGATGGTATTTCCGATCCCACGACATCTGAAAAGATGGGAGAGCAAGCTGAAAGACTGGCAGAAGCTTACAAAGTTACACGCAATGAATTGGATGAAGTAGCTTTCTATTCTCAGCAACGAGCGGCAAGTGCTACTCAGCAAGGCTTCTTGCAGAAGGAGATTGCACCAATTGAAGTCAAGAGCAAGAAAGGTGTGCAACTAGTGGAAAAAGATGAAGGAATTCGTTTAGATACCACTTTGGAGAAGCTTGCCGAACTCAAGCCTGCTTTCAAAGCGGATGGGGTGTTGACTGCTGGTAATAGCAGTCAGATATCGGACGGAGCAGCAGCTCTGGTCTTGGCAAGTCAAAGGGCAGTGGAAGAACACGGACTGAAGCCTGTTGCCCGCATCCTCGGGGGAACGTGGGCTGGTGGGGAAACGTGGCGATTCCCGGAAGTTCCCATCCATGCAGTGAAAAAGCTTCTAGATAAGTTGAAAATGAAAATTACTGATTTTGACTTATTCGAGAACAACGAGGCTTTCGCACTGAGCAATGTTTTGTTTAACCGAATTCTGAGTGTTCCTCACGAAAAGCTTAATGTCTATGGAGGTGCGATCGCTCTGGGGCATCCCATCGGGGCTTCTGGAGCGCGAATTATCGTGACACTGCTCAATGCTTTGCAAGAAAAAAATGGTCAATTAGGATTGGCAGCAGTTTGTCATGGGACTGGTGGCGGTACTGCGATCGCGATCGAGCGATTGAAGTAA
- the phaB gene encoding acetoacetyl-CoA reductase PhaB, which produces MKYLGLEDKVVLVTGGNRGIGAAIVSLLEELGTQVAYTYRSDPNIQSGALAIPADVTDSAAMAAVAATVEEKLGPIYGVVANAGITRDNFFPKLTIDDWDAVIETNLKGMYNTLIPVIPKMYERREGSVVCVSSISGERGNIGQTNYAASKAGAIGLTKSLALEGARYGVRANAVAPGFIETEMTRAIPDKVKEKITAEIPFRRFGKPEEVAWAVAFLLSPIASSYVTGTVLQVNGAHNT; this is translated from the coding sequence ATGAAATATTTGGGACTGGAAGACAAAGTCGTCTTAGTTACTGGCGGCAATCGAGGTATTGGAGCGGCGATTGTCAGTCTATTAGAGGAGTTGGGAACTCAGGTAGCTTACACCTATCGCAGCGATCCCAATATTCAGAGTGGTGCTTTGGCAATTCCAGCCGATGTGACCGACTCCGCAGCGATGGCAGCAGTAGCAGCAACAGTGGAAGAGAAACTAGGGCCTATTTACGGGGTTGTCGCCAACGCTGGAATTACCCGAGATAACTTTTTTCCCAAATTGACGATAGATGACTGGGATGCGGTAATAGAAACTAACTTAAAGGGTATGTACAACACGCTGATCCCCGTTATTCCCAAGATGTACGAGCGACGAGAAGGTTCGGTTGTCTGTGTCAGTTCGATTTCGGGTGAGCGAGGAAACATCGGTCAGACAAACTACGCAGCATCTAAGGCAGGTGCTATTGGTCTGACCAAATCTTTAGCTTTAGAGGGGGCACGGTACGGAGTGCGAGCCAATGCTGTGGCACCGGGATTTATCGAGACTGAGATGACTAGGGCGATCCCAGATAAAGTCAAAGAAAAGATTACCGCAGAGATTCCTTTCCGTCGCTTCGGTAAACCTGAAGAAGTTGCTTGGGCAGTCGCATTTTTGCTTTCACCAATAGCCAGTAGCTACGTTACTGGCACTGTTCTCCAAGTTAACGGTGCTCATAATACTTAG
- a CDS encoding GDSL-type esterase/lipase family protein: MNTLFPVSQQARLALRVIALGDSLIYGFGDPVGGGWVEQLRRRWMYSDHPGHALYNLGIRGDGVAQVSQRLEQEVRQRGELRNNFPDLIILSVGVNDSARLGRRNGRQFTEFEQFQTQLANLLDRAQRLCNVLFVGMVPVDESKMPFLNCFYFNHADQYRYKEATKLACAARRIPYLDVFDLWLGRGENWVRSHLSSDGLHPNFQGYQALLQDVLNWEPIAQLG; encoded by the coding sequence ATGAATACTTTATTTCCAGTTTCTCAACAAGCTCGCTTAGCTCTGAGGGTGATTGCTCTTGGTGATAGCCTTATTTATGGGTTTGGCGATCCAGTCGGTGGTGGTTGGGTAGAGCAACTGCGACGTCGGTGGATGTATTCCGACCATCCTGGTCATGCTCTTTACAATTTGGGCATTCGAGGAGATGGAGTGGCTCAGGTGTCCCAGCGATTAGAGCAAGAAGTTCGCCAACGGGGCGAACTGCGAAATAATTTTCCAGACTTGATCATTCTTTCTGTGGGAGTCAATGACTCAGCTCGTTTAGGACGGCGAAATGGACGCCAGTTTACTGAATTTGAGCAGTTTCAAACACAGCTAGCCAACTTGTTAGACAGAGCACAGCGGCTGTGTAATGTTCTGTTTGTGGGCATGGTGCCAGTAGATGAAAGCAAGATGCCCTTCCTGAACTGTTTTTATTTCAATCATGCCGACCAGTACCGCTATAAGGAAGCAACTAAGCTAGCTTGTGCAGCACGTCGGATTCCTTATCTGGATGTTTTTGACCTGTGGTTGGGAAGAGGTGAAAATTGGGTGCGATCGCATCTTTCCTCTGATGGTCTTCATCCCAATTTCCAGGGCTACCAAGCCTTGCTGCAAGATGTGCTGAATTGGGAACCGATCGCGCAACTAGGATAA
- a CDS encoding patatin-like phospholipase family protein codes for MAENTRNRRVAIACQGGGTHTAFTAGVLKRILQQPEPHFDIVALSGTSGGAISALLTWYGLLLGSKDIAVELLDSFWRDNSATSLWDIYLNNNLVWLSRLNSIFPLPEISPYTYPDWGQQRLKQLLEKHVKFEKIKELVNGSSPLFLVEAVNVLSGQFTIFRNAEVTVEAILASAAIPTLFRSVRIGQGLFWDGLFSQNPPIRELPDVKPDEIWIVQINPSTSKNEPKSIEAIRDRRDELSGNLSLEQEIYFIEKINELLKNDLLANGKYQHIEVKRIRMLWDLDYSSKIDRNPGFIQELIAYGETEAEAFLRNGSNK; via the coding sequence ATGGCAGAAAACACTAGAAATCGACGAGTGGCGATCGCCTGTCAAGGGGGTGGCACTCATACCGCTTTTACCGCCGGAGTCTTGAAAAGAATTCTGCAACAACCAGAACCACATTTTGACATAGTAGCTTTGAGCGGGACTTCTGGCGGTGCGATCTCTGCTCTGTTGACTTGGTACGGCCTATTATTAGGTAGCAAAGATATAGCAGTTGAATTATTGGATTCTTTTTGGCGAGATAATTCTGCGACTTCGTTGTGGGATATTTATCTCAACAACAATCTTGTCTGGTTATCGCGCTTGAACAGTATTTTTCCTCTGCCTGAAATTAGCCCCTATACCTATCCTGATTGGGGGCAGCAGCGCCTGAAACAACTGTTAGAAAAACACGTTAAATTTGAAAAAATCAAAGAATTGGTCAACGGATCAAGCCCTCTGTTCCTCGTGGAAGCAGTCAATGTTCTGAGCGGCCAATTTACAATTTTTAGGAATGCTGAAGTTACTGTAGAGGCAATTCTAGCTTCAGCTGCGATCCCAACTTTGTTTAGATCGGTACGAATTGGGCAGGGGTTATTTTGGGATGGGCTGTTTTCGCAAAATCCTCCCATACGGGAACTTCCAGATGTCAAACCTGATGAAATCTGGATCGTTCAGATTAACCCGTCAACCAGCAAGAATGAGCCAAAATCAATAGAAGCGATACGCGATCGGCGTGATGAACTCTCCGGCAATCTTTCCCTGGAGCAAGAAATCTATTTCATAGAAAAAATTAATGAACTACTGAAAAACGATCTCCTTGCAAATGGCAAATACCAGCATATTGAGGTGAAGCGCATTAGGATGCTTTGGGATTTGGATTACTCATCCAAGATAGATCGCAATCCTGGTTTTATCCAAGAACTGATCGCTTATGGTGAAACAGAGGCTGAAGCATTTTTGAGAAATGGGTCAAACAAGTAA
- a CDS encoding DUF1269 domain-containing protein, which yields MANLTVWKFNTADGAEHALQKLTELQKQHLIEIVDAAVISWPRGQKKPKTKQATNLSGIGALDGAFWGLLFGLIFFIPIFGLAIGAATGALVGHFSDYGINDDFIKEVRDKVTEGTSALFLLSGKATLDKVSEAFAGEQLELIQSNLSNEQEAKLQEHFSIAA from the coding sequence ATGGCTAATCTAACCGTTTGGAAATTCAACACCGCTGATGGTGCAGAACATGCTCTGCAAAAATTGACAGAATTACAGAAACAACATCTGATCGAAATTGTGGATGCAGCAGTTATTTCTTGGCCCAGAGGTCAGAAAAAGCCTAAAACCAAGCAAGCTACGAATTTATCAGGAATCGGTGCATTAGACGGTGCCTTCTGGGGATTGTTGTTTGGACTGATTTTTTTCATTCCCATTTTTGGTCTTGCTATAGGTGCAGCGACAGGAGCATTGGTTGGTCATTTCAGTGATTATGGTATCAACGATGACTTTATTAAAGAAGTTCGGGACAAAGTCACTGAAGGGACATCAGCTCTGTTCTTACTAAGTGGAAAAGCTACTCTTGACAAAGTCAGCGAAGCCTTTGCAGGGGAGCAATTAGAACTCATCCAATCGAATTTATCGAATGAACAAGAAGCTAAGTTGCAAGAGCATTTCAGCATAGCAGCGTAA
- a CDS encoding patatin-like phospholipase family protein — translation MKTKIAIACQGGGSQAAFAAGVFKALFENNIRDKFEIVSLSGTSGGAICAALIWYALKKGENPVEQRLIDFWKDNTAQTYQERVFNDFAITNLRLVSKGILPHFNISPSSSLFKYWMSFTTQGLRSRFINFQELLETHINFQELASWGAQPDPPILVLGACNILTGKLWKFNSFYQPIKLEHILASCTIPNLFPAVEIGKDAYWDGLYSDNPPTDELINPNSVGVANIPQEIWVIKLNPTRRNTIPVEVDDILDRRNELEGNISLFQNLRRIEILNNLLLRGAFKDEFLEEFYIKEPIKIPRSFVELEDKPYYIPFIEMSDDLQNSLDYETKLDRNPEHIKQLIQDGEQQGKKFLESRLI, via the coding sequence ATGAAAACCAAAATTGCGATCGCTTGTCAGGGAGGAGGTAGCCAAGCTGCTTTTGCGGCTGGCGTGTTTAAAGCCCTTTTTGAGAACAACATTCGAGACAAATTTGAGATTGTTAGTTTAAGCGGAACTTCAGGAGGTGCCATCTGTGCGGCTTTGATCTGGTACGCTCTGAAAAAAGGCGAGAATCCAGTTGAGCAGCGATTAATAGATTTCTGGAAGGATAATACGGCTCAAACTTATCAAGAGCGTGTGTTTAACGACTTTGCGATTACAAACCTAAGACTTGTCAGTAAGGGAATACTGCCACATTTCAATATCAGTCCTTCATCCTCACTATTTAAGTACTGGATGTCTTTTACAACCCAGGGTTTGCGGAGTCGATTTATCAATTTTCAGGAATTGCTAGAAACTCACATCAATTTCCAGGAATTAGCCTCTTGGGGAGCACAACCAGACCCTCCTATTCTTGTGTTAGGTGCGTGTAACATTCTCACCGGAAAATTGTGGAAGTTTAACTCATTTTACCAACCTATTAAACTCGAACATATCCTAGCTTCCTGTACGATTCCCAATCTTTTTCCAGCCGTTGAAATTGGCAAAGACGCTTATTGGGATGGCTTATATTCCGACAATCCACCTACAGATGAATTAATAAATCCCAACTCTGTTGGTGTTGCGAATATTCCCCAGGAAATCTGGGTAATTAAACTGAATCCGACACGCAGAAATACGATTCCGGTGGAAGTGGATGATATTTTAGATCGACGCAATGAACTGGAAGGAAATATTTCTTTATTTCAAAACCTAAGACGTATCGAGATACTCAACAATCTATTGTTAAGGGGAGCATTTAAAGATGAGTTTCTAGAAGAGTTCTATATTAAAGAGCCCATCAAAATTCCTAGATCTTTTGTAGAACTAGAAGACAAACCTTACTATATTCCCTTTATCGAAATGTCCGATGACTTGCAAAACAGCCTTGACTATGAGACTAAACTCGATCGCAATCCCGAACACATCAAACAGCTCATCCAAGATGGCGAACAACAAGGAAAAAAGTTTTTAGAATCAAGATTGATCTAA
- a CDS encoding MFS transporter yields MRQEQQSFLEKWSSPASLCLTQFLVAYNVSVVPAIMPRIVRDLDSSVGSIQGALVLLPLVKASFAPTCENLIKRFSRKSVFMAGLGLFTIGAIATSVSSNMGFFIVAYSLITGLGATPLIGSPRDLIGRIYQEKAEKYALLALIVSSIIGGLTGALLGGWIASRYGWRWSFLPAILLVPVIFILLRSIPRTRQTYTVPLDWIGGLLSFLGFGLTLVGVSLAGEYGWWAPKQPFKIFGIVIPPFALSIVPTLIAAGIVCLGMFVAWQRRQARQGKASLLRAGLLRHKPFLLGLFTATLHYMITTGMQFNLYQFLPVVLRLNPYQTALAVLPFSLATLVVVVYTTFKIVGRVPSQLLIYAGLTIFCVGVWQLYNAISLSMTTLNLLPALVIMGAGSGLFLAQIGITTFSTVTRDNIAEASGIYDPFQDLGRALGRAILGTVLIGTASIKIVDQAIAQLGQTVSPEQRQKAIATLERVVQTYSREERKEFINNLPTVIQPSLDTILNTSAVEAMRTAVLLGLVFSLACLFLAFFLPKQSSRRTD; encoded by the coding sequence ATGAGACAGGAGCAGCAATCATTTCTTGAGAAGTGGTCTTCTCCAGCGAGTCTGTGCTTGACTCAATTTTTAGTGGCATATAACGTCAGCGTTGTTCCTGCCATCATGCCGCGTATTGTGCGAGATCTGGATTCGAGTGTGGGTTCTATTCAAGGGGCGTTGGTGCTGCTACCTCTAGTTAAAGCCTCCTTTGCCCCTACCTGTGAAAATCTGATCAAGCGATTTAGTCGCAAATCAGTCTTCATGGCAGGCTTGGGGCTATTTACTATCGGTGCGATCGCTACCTCTGTTAGTTCCAATATGGGATTTTTTATTGTTGCGTATTCGTTAATTACGGGATTGGGAGCTACGCCCTTAATCGGCTCACCACGGGATTTAATCGGCAGAATTTATCAGGAAAAAGCAGAAAAATATGCGTTGTTGGCGTTGATTGTATCCTCAATTATCGGCGGTTTGACAGGAGCGCTTCTCGGTGGGTGGATTGCCTCAAGATATGGCTGGCGCTGGTCGTTTTTACCCGCAATCTTACTAGTTCCAGTAATTTTTATACTGCTGCGAAGTATTCCCAGAACTCGCCAAACCTATACTGTACCCTTAGATTGGATTGGCGGACTATTATCATTTTTAGGATTTGGCTTGACTCTAGTGGGCGTCAGTTTAGCGGGTGAATATGGCTGGTGGGCTCCCAAGCAACCGTTTAAGATATTTGGTATTGTGATTCCGCCCTTTGCACTGTCGATAGTTCCAACTCTGATTGCGGCGGGTATAGTGTGTTTGGGGATGTTTGTAGCTTGGCAACGACGACAAGCTCGTCAGGGAAAAGCTTCATTGCTGCGGGCGGGATTGCTTCGCCATAAACCTTTTTTGCTGGGGCTATTTACAGCGACTCTGCACTACATGATTACGACAGGGATGCAGTTTAACCTCTACCAGTTTTTACCAGTAGTACTGAGACTCAATCCATACCAGACAGCCCTTGCCGTTTTACCTTTCTCGTTAGCCACTTTGGTTGTGGTTGTATACACAACATTCAAAATCGTTGGGCGGGTTCCATCGCAATTGTTGATTTATGCAGGATTGACGATATTTTGCGTTGGTGTTTGGCAACTGTATAATGCGATTAGCTTAAGTATGACTACCTTAAATTTGCTGCCTGCGTTAGTAATTATGGGAGCAGGTTCAGGCTTGTTTTTAGCACAAATTGGTATAACCACATTTTCGACAGTGACACGAGACAACATAGCTGAAGCTAGTGGTATATACGATCCATTTCAGGATTTAGGCCGTGCCTTAGGGCGGGCAATCTTGGGAACAGTTTTGATTGGGACTGCTTCAATTAAAATAGTCGATCAGGCGATCGCACAACTCGGGCAAACAGTCAGTCCAGAACAGAGACAAAAAGCGATCGCGACATTGGAACGGGTTGTTCAAACTTATAGCCGCGAAGAGCGAAAAGAATTTATTAACAATTTGCCTACAGTAATTCAACCCTCTCTCGATACAATTCTCAATACATCTGCGGTGGAAGCGATGCGAACTGCCGTATTGCTCGGTCTTGTGTTTAGTCTGGCTTGCTTATTTTTGGCATTCTTTCTACCCAAGCAATCCTCAAGGAGAACTGATTGA
- the minD gene encoding septum site-determining protein MinD encodes MTRIIVITSGKGGVGKTTVTANLGMALANMGYQVALVDADLELRNLDLLLGLEKRIVYTLSDVLAGECRLEQALVKDKRQPGLVLLPASQKRTKESVNPEQIKSLLNDLAQKYQYVLVDSPAGIDMGFQNAIAAATEAIVVTTPEISSVRDADRVIRLIDAKGIEPIQLIINRIRPGMVRDFNMMSVEDVQELLAIGLLGAIPEDERVIVSTNRGEPLVLVENNSAAAIAFDRIACNLEGKTANECLEFDSPKDNILDSNPSIYPINDFVNLYPYF; translated from the coding sequence ATGACTCGCATTATAGTTATTACCTCCGGCAAAGGCGGCGTGGGTAAAACCACAGTTACAGCGAATCTGGGTATGGCTTTAGCCAATATGGGTTATCAGGTAGCATTAGTTGATGCTGATTTAGAATTGAGAAATTTGGATTTGCTGCTAGGACTAGAAAAACGCATAGTCTATACACTATCCGATGTTCTAGCTGGAGAGTGTCGTTTAGAACAAGCTTTGGTGAAAGATAAGAGACAACCAGGTTTAGTACTTCTACCAGCATCACAAAAACGTACCAAAGAATCAGTAAATCCAGAGCAAATAAAATCACTGCTAAACGATTTGGCACAAAAGTATCAATACGTACTAGTAGATAGCCCAGCTGGTATTGACATGGGATTTCAGAATGCGATCGCTGCTGCCACTGAAGCGATAGTTGTTACCACACCCGAAATTTCTTCAGTACGTGATGCCGATCGTGTAATCAGATTGATAGATGCCAAAGGTATCGAGCCTATTCAGTTAATCATTAACCGTATCAGACCTGGGATGGTACGGGATTTTAATATGATGTCAGTAGAAGATGTTCAAGAACTTTTAGCAATTGGGTTACTCGGTGCGATTCCTGAAGATGAGCGCGTTATTGTTTCCACTAATCGTGGCGAACCTTTAGTATTAGTGGAAAATAATTCGGCAGCGGCCATTGCTTTTGATCGGATTGCTTGTAACCTGGAAGGGAAAACTGCCAACGAATGCCTTGAGTTTGACTCACCTAAAGACAACATTTTAGATTCAAATCCCTCAATTTACCCAATTAATGATTTTGTGAATCTATATCCCTATTTCTAA
- a CDS encoding AAA family ATPase, which translates to MEFDYFRYNEGSPANNNRQGLLASGWRPFHREFDWEFLWQLMCNDTRELTQKSFNLASSIAETLGRNNYAWWANLLNIASENTRYEVEKFWNYITPDPLTPDYRYKDVLSTDTPIVQFVSRSSIPIDYVLNRLQEITVMRVLQLLGCPDIITQYYLERDFYFPVDKFVSWERLDVVNTVYAYWSKDDIWLQIDPYERGRRHYTLMAKNLSPLINKATYDLAIMLSGYQSRVGKVHSLFSIRSFPTDIQSFTDVVQQAVLNQHQLAILVHGKPGTGKTAWTQAVAKEILVPLGYVIFILDHDAIANFVPPTYLERICIIINEADNLAQDRASEVAQYNNKTEHILGLLDGTLYQSVIDDSGIHMQQRLVVLMTCNTTERLDPAMLRKGRIDLIYEFTHLFV; encoded by the coding sequence ATGGAATTTGACTATTTTAGATACAACGAAGGCTCTCCTGCAAATAACAATCGTCAAGGTTTACTTGCCAGTGGTTGGCGTCCTTTTCATCGGGAATTTGACTGGGAGTTTTTATGGCAATTGATGTGCAACGATACGCGGGAGTTAACCCAAAAAAGTTTTAATTTAGCAAGTAGCATAGCAGAAACTTTGGGACGCAATAATTATGCTTGGTGGGCAAATTTATTGAATATTGCCTCGGAAAATACGCGCTATGAAGTTGAAAAATTTTGGAATTACATCACACCAGATCCACTTACACCTGATTATCGCTACAAAGATGTTTTAAGTACAGATACACCTATAGTTCAGTTTGTCAGTCGTAGCAGCATTCCTATTGATTATGTTCTCAACCGTCTGCAAGAAATTACTGTCATGCGAGTTTTACAATTATTGGGATGTCCTGATATTATTACCCAATACTATTTAGAACGAGATTTTTATTTTCCGGTTGATAAATTTGTGAGTTGGGAACGCTTAGATGTTGTCAACACTGTCTATGCTTACTGGTCTAAAGATGATATCTGGTTGCAAATTGATCCCTATGAAAGAGGTCGAAGACATTATACTTTAATGGCAAAAAATCTATCTCCATTAATTAACAAAGCGACTTATGATTTAGCAATCATGCTGAGTGGATATCAAAGCCGCGTTGGTAAGGTTCACAGCCTATTTTCCATTCGGAGTTTTCCGACAGATATACAAAGCTTTACTGATGTAGTGCAGCAGGCGGTTCTCAATCAACATCAATTAGCGATTTTGGTACATGGCAAACCAGGAACTGGTAAAACAGCATGGACACAAGCAGTAGCAAAAGAAATTCTTGTGCCACTTGGATATGTGATTTTTATTTTGGATCATGATGCGATCGCCAATTTTGTACCGCCTACATATCTAGAACGCATTTGTATTATTATTAACGAGGCAGATAACTTAGCACAAGACCGTGCCAGTGAGGTAGCGCAATACAATAATAAAACCGAACATATTTTGGGTTTGCTAGATGGAACTTTGTACCAGAGTGTGATTGATGACTCTGGTATTCACATGCAGCAGCGATTGGTTGTGTTAATGACTTGCAACACCACAGAGAGATTAGATCCAGCAATGTTACGCAAGGGCAGGATTGATTTAATATATGAATTTACTCATTTATTTGTGTAA
- a CDS encoding bis(5'-nucleosyl)-tetraphosphatase, whose product MRNKKSCGVIVMRSQPQMSFLLLLKTHCYDLPKGQIETGEDEISCALRELFEETQITDHDIELDQDFQFTVTYLANNKKSKREKTEKTVVIFLAWLKNEVTIKTSEHRGYMWVEWNPPHTIQEKTIDPLLKELESYLS is encoded by the coding sequence ATGCGAAACAAAAAATCCTGTGGTGTAATTGTCATGCGATCGCAACCACAGATGAGTTTTTTACTTCTGTTGAAAACTCACTGTTATGACTTACCCAAAGGTCAAATTGAAACAGGCGAAGATGAAATTAGTTGTGCTTTACGCGAATTATTTGAGGAAACTCAAATTACAGACCATGATATTGAGTTAGATCAAGATTTTCAGTTTACTGTTACTTATCTAGCTAACAACAAGAAATCGAAACGTGAAAAAACAGAGAAAACAGTTGTGATATTTTTGGCATGGCTGAAGAACGAAGTTACTATCAAAACCAGCGAACACAGAGGCTACATGTGGGTAGAATGGAATCCACCACATACCATTCAAGAAAAAACCATTGATCCTCTGTTAAAAGAATTAGAAAGTTATCTCTCTTAG
- a CDS encoding GNAT family N-acetyltransferase, with protein MKLQRFENASLFYNRVKDYLLSQEAMHNLLLGIADTLIHHPHRYKSQPYLATVEVDREIVAVAMRTPPYDLVLSQIKDLGAVEVIAKDLHSFSETILGVNAPTVEAKAFAQAWRSLTNQSYQLKMAMRAFQLEQVQNISQASGYLRLATESDKELLVRWFEAFYLEAVGKVESDPKALINHHLQQHTAYVWQDQVSVSIACRGQLTPNGARIGLVYTPPEYRRKGYASACVAGLSQTLLNQGHKYCFLFTDLANPTTNHIYQAIGYQPVGDWHNYCFT; from the coding sequence ATGAAACTCCAACGCTTTGAAAATGCAAGTCTATTTTATAACAGAGTGAAAGATTACTTGCTGAGCCAAGAAGCAATGCATAATCTACTGTTAGGGATTGCAGATACCTTGATTCATCACCCACATAGGTATAAATCTCAACCTTATCTAGCAACTGTGGAGGTAGACAGAGAGATTGTTGCAGTGGCAATGAGAACACCGCCTTACGATTTAGTATTGTCGCAAATCAAAGATTTGGGTGCAGTAGAGGTTATTGCTAAAGACTTACATTCATTTTCAGAAACAATATTAGGAGTTAATGCTCCTACCGTTGAGGCAAAAGCTTTTGCACAGGCATGGCGATCGCTCACCAATCAATCTTATCAACTGAAGATGGCGATGCGTGCCTTTCAATTAGAACAAGTACAAAATATTTCCCAAGCTTCAGGTTATTTACGGCTGGCAACAGAAAGTGATAAAGAATTGTTGGTGCGCTGGTTTGAAGCTTTTTACTTAGAAGCTGTTGGCAAGGTTGAATCAGATCCTAAAGCTTTGATTAACCACCATTTACAGCAGCATACTGCTTATGTTTGGCAGGATCAAGTGAGTGTTTCAATAGCTTGCCGGGGACAACTCACTCCTAACGGTGCGCGGATCGGTTTGGTATATACACCACCAGAATATCGCCGCAAGGGCTATGCTAGTGCGTGCGTCGCAGGGTTAAGCCAAACGTTACTTAACCAAGGACATAAATACTGCTTTTTGTTTACTGACTTGGCAAATCCAACTACCAATCACATCTACCAAGCTATTGGTTATCAACCTGTAGGTGATTGGCATAATTACTGTTTCACTTAA